In Paracoccus sp. N5, the DNA window CCAGGCGCGGAACGCCGCCGCATCCTCGGCCAGCGCCGGCGGCAGCGCCTCGGTGCAAAGCAGGTAATAGTCAAACTGGTCCAGCACCGCCTCGGCCGACAGCTGCACCAGCCGGCCCGAGTCGAGATCGTCGCGGATCATCGCCAGCGGGCACAGCGCCACCCCCTGCCCGGCCAGCGCGGCGGCGCGCAGCAGGTTGAAATCCTCGAACAGCGGCCCGGGGTCCTGCGGGTCCAGCCCCGATCCCGCCTGCGCCAGCCATTCCGCCCAGCCCGAGCGGTCGGTGTCGTGCAACAGCCCCGCCGCCTTGATCTCGGCCACCGTCGGCGCCGCGGGCAGCAGCTGCGGGCTGCACACCGGCACGCAGGCCCCCGACAGAAAGGCCAGCGTCTCGACCCCCGGCAGCTGCGGCGCCCGGTCGGCATAGACGAAGGCCAGGTGAGTCGCGCTGAAGTCGATCTCATGCCCGTGCATGGCATAGACCACGCGCAGCGCCACCTCGGGATGGCTTTCGCGGAACCGCGCCAGCCGCGGGATCAGCCAGCAGATCGCGACTGAGGGGATGGCCGCGATCACCAGCACCCGCTCCTGCCGCGCCTGGGCGATGCGGCGGCAGGCGGCGTCGATCTCGGCGAAGGACAGGCTCAGCGTCCGCGCAAGCTCTTGTCCTGCCGGCAGAATTCTCGGCCGCGCGCCGGAACGGTCGAACAGCGGCACCCGCAGGAAATCCTCCAGATGCCGGATCTGGTGGCTGACGGCCGACTGGGTGACGAACAGCGCATCCGCCGCCGCCTTGAAGCTTTTCAACCGCGCCGCCGCCTCGAAGGCCCGCAGCGCATTCAGCGGAGGCAGCGGCATCCCGGCCCCTTCCGGCTTGAGATTTTCTCACAGAAAGCATGAAAAACCGTCTTTTGACAAGACCGGCCCGCAACCCCGATCCTGCTGCCATCCCCAAGGACAGGAGACCCCGATGACCACCCGCGAACGCCTGCAGAACTATGTCGGCAACGGCCGCAAGGCGCAGCCGACCTTCTCGGCCGCCGAGATGCAGCGCCGCCACGATGCCATCCGCGCCCATATGGCCCAGGCCGGCGTCGATGCGGCGCTGTTCACCAGCTACCACAACATCAACTATTACGCCGATTTCCTGTATTGCCAGTTCGGCCGCCGCTACGGCTTCCTGATCGACCACGACCACGCCACCTCGATCAGCGCCGGCATCGACGGCGGCCAGCCCTGGCGCCGCACCTTCGGCAACAACCTGACCTATACCGACTGGCAAAAGGACAATTACTTCCACGCCATCCGCCAGATCGTGGGCGGCGCGAAACGCATCGGTATCGAATTCGACCATGTCAACATCGACCTGCTCGCCCTGCTGAAAGCGGAATTCCCCGGCGTCGAATTCGTCGACATCGCCGCCCCGGCCATGCGGCTGC includes these proteins:
- a CDS encoding LysR substrate-binding domain-containing protein → MPLPPLNALRAFEAAARLKSFKAAADALFVTQSAVSHQIRHLEDFLRVPLFDRSGARPRILPAGQELARTLSLSFAEIDAACRRIAQARQERVLVIAAIPSVAICWLIPRLARFRESHPEVALRVVYAMHGHEIDFSATHLAFVYADRAPQLPGVETLAFLSGACVPVCSPQLLPAAPTVAEIKAAGLLHDTDRSGWAEWLAQAGSGLDPQDPGPLFEDFNLLRAAALAGQGVALCPLAMIRDDLDSGRLVQLSAEAVLDQFDYYLLCTEALPPALAEDAAAFRAWAFAERDAG